The proteins below come from a single Psychrobacter sp. PL19 genomic window:
- a CDS encoding L,D-transpeptidase family protein yields the protein MMKIKLLVTSISIAILTASVSVSALAAPDDKARTLPVRNVDSLPSLAKLASLKVQENRSSSIDGRAQVAASTAKPKAKPAAKPKSADRMTQLIDAKQNAQLKTAPQAVAADNMSAEELTRKDEQSDSTDDISEGQAFAAPINAASIDSSDPLSFELPDHEQRQDFSDDPTIKNIEDKDGKRYTTLNLSSYAKQVNDAAWSPNMKVNSAMTIKMQALLDWNHASPGPIDGGWGMNSKKALINFQTMKGLPANGKMDQKTWAALIKNVPTNKPVLVTYTITDDDINTNFAVMPTTSEAKSKVKGLYYQDIKEMLGERFHMDVRYLDKLNKDKAYQAGETVTVLNARPALKQRINRVVANKADKTLYAYNDDKLVATYPTTIGSDSTPSPQGTFKIVNKVKMPWYKATVGEGDQKKIHMLPPGPNNPVGVVWMGLSKPSYGLHGSPKPEGISRQASAGCVRLTNWDVLEVYANIENGATVVLN from the coding sequence ATGATGAAAATAAAGCTCCTCGTTACCTCTATATCTATTGCTATTCTTACTGCTAGTGTTAGCGTTAGCGCGCTTGCTGCTCCCGATGATAAAGCTCGTACCTTGCCGGTACGCAACGTCGACAGCCTGCCCAGTCTTGCTAAATTAGCTAGCCTCAAGGTGCAAGAAAACCGTAGCAGCTCAATCGATGGTCGTGCTCAAGTAGCGGCGTCTACGGCCAAGCCAAAAGCTAAACCTGCTGCTAAACCCAAATCAGCTGATCGTATGACTCAGTTAATTGATGCCAAACAAAATGCCCAATTAAAAACAGCACCCCAGGCAGTCGCTGCTGACAATATGAGCGCAGAAGAGCTGACGCGTAAAGACGAACAATCTGATAGCACTGACGATATTAGTGAAGGTCAAGCCTTCGCCGCTCCTATCAACGCCGCCTCTATTGACTCATCAGACCCTTTGTCCTTTGAGCTGCCTGATCATGAACAGCGTCAAGATTTTAGTGACGACCCTACCATTAAAAATATCGAAGATAAAGATGGTAAAAGATATACCACACTGAATCTGTCTAGTTATGCCAAACAAGTAAATGATGCGGCATGGTCACCCAATATGAAAGTCAACTCGGCGATGACGATCAAAATGCAAGCCCTACTAGATTGGAACCATGCCTCACCTGGGCCTATCGATGGCGGTTGGGGCATGAATAGTAAAAAAGCCTTAATTAACTTCCAAACCATGAAGGGTCTACCAGCAAACGGTAAAATGGATCAAAAAACTTGGGCTGCTTTGATTAAAAATGTGCCTACTAATAAGCCAGTTTTGGTCACTTATACGATTACTGACGATGACATTAATACTAACTTTGCAGTCATGCCTACCACTTCAGAAGCTAAGTCAAAAGTGAAAGGTCTGTATTACCAAGATATTAAAGAGATGCTTGGTGAGCGCTTTCATATGGACGTGCGTTATCTTGATAAGTTGAATAAAGATAAAGCCTATCAAGCAGGCGAAACGGTCACTGTGCTTAATGCCCGTCCAGCGCTCAAGCAACGTATTAACCGTGTGGTCGCTAACAAAGCCGACAAAACACTTTACGCTTACAATGATGACAAGCTGGTCGCTACCTATCCAACCACTATTGGTAGTGACAGCACACCATCACCACAAGGCACCTTCAAAATCGTTAATAAAGTGAAAATGCCATGGTATAAAGCCACCGTTGGTGAAGGCGACCAGAAAAAAATTCATATGCTACCACCAGGACCGAATAACCCTGTAGGTGTGGTATGGATGGGTTTATCTAAGCCCTCTTATGGCCTACATGGCTCGCCTAAGCCCGAAGGTATCAGTCGTCAAGCGTCAGCAGGTTGCGTGCGCTTGACGAACTGGGATGTGTTAGAGGTCTATGCCAATATTGAAAATGGCGCGACGGTTGTACTGAACTAA
- a CDS encoding questin oxidase family protein, with protein MTFYSTPNYSKYLHEWLKRGRNWHIEYGGYLSNHITHNWIALDAAGANQEKMQWWEDVYTNKAANKTTEATATISISTANKLEAPRNNPIDYTEITDANWLNNLQSIRIAFPLYRDFFDKKIAELGLSACLKRYYPALSEGMAGAALHATIHLGWAVDVDSTDMAAEGLAYMATAFQPLATGSIHTKHQLWSPDAPCPIQALKQILGDDRILQLAETAYSLSKTQDYKKLNRGGFQQRLITFDNPQQPMSLFLNEMVTLRLPAVGYNLTTAVEELSVIAASALRSSNNEFFILHGLTSLHAVLCVLPHLDENAQRNALGYWFRALIATIVIQGSPGIKDSLASLDKWDANKGKEKASGYQLSDEQKAWWLQTLKSTTGSLDEHVPKAVYVLKRWAEWQAFSSVSNDVYAKAARNVIAVSEGDGIQDNLWFSKGFSTTSQDNRNRYD; from the coding sequence ATGACATTTTACTCAACGCCCAATTATTCTAAATACCTACATGAATGGCTCAAGCGCGGCAGAAATTGGCACATTGAATATGGAGGCTATCTATCAAATCACATCACCCACAATTGGATTGCATTAGATGCTGCTGGTGCTAACCAGGAAAAAATGCAATGGTGGGAGGATGTTTATACTAACAAAGCTGCCAACAAAACCACTGAAGCTACTGCCACAATATCTATCAGCACTGCAAATAAGCTAGAAGCGCCTCGCAATAACCCAATAGACTACACAGAAATAACCGATGCCAACTGGTTGAACAATTTGCAGTCTATTCGGATTGCTTTTCCTTTGTATCGTGATTTTTTTGATAAAAAAATAGCAGAGCTAGGCTTAAGCGCATGCCTTAAGCGCTACTACCCTGCGCTGTCAGAAGGCATGGCTGGTGCAGCCTTGCATGCCACGATACACCTCGGTTGGGCAGTTGATGTTGACTCTACTGATATGGCAGCTGAAGGGTTAGCCTACATGGCAACCGCATTCCAACCTCTGGCTACTGGCTCAATCCACACCAAACATCAGCTTTGGTCACCCGATGCACCTTGCCCTATTCAAGCGCTTAAGCAGATCTTAGGTGATGACAGAATACTGCAACTGGCTGAAACAGCCTATTCGTTAAGTAAAACTCAAGACTATAAAAAGCTGAACAGAGGTGGTTTCCAGCAGCGATTAATTACTTTTGATAATCCACAACAACCGATGTCACTGTTTCTTAACGAGATGGTGACGCTTAGATTGCCTGCTGTTGGGTATAACTTGACCACGGCAGTCGAAGAGTTAAGTGTTATTGCAGCGAGCGCCTTACGTAGCAGCAACAACGAATTTTTTATACTGCATGGGTTAACGAGTCTACACGCTGTTTTATGTGTGCTACCGCATCTTGATGAAAATGCGCAGAGAAATGCATTGGGTTATTGGTTTAGAGCGCTAATAGCTACTATCGTCATCCAAGGCAGCCCCGGAATAAAAGATAGTCTTGCATCACTTGATAAATGGGACGCAAATAAAGGTAAAGAAAAAGCTAGCGGATATCAATTAAGTGACGAACAAAAAGCTTGGTGGTTGCAAACTCTAAAATCTACCACAGGCAGTCTGGATGAGCATGTGCCAAAAGCAGTCTACGTTTTAAAGCGCTGGGCTGAGTGGCAGGCTTTCTCAAGTGTATCCAACGATGTCTATGCTAAAGCAGCTCGTAATGTTATAGCAGTCAGTGAGGGTGATGGAATACAAGATAACTTATGGTTTAGTAAAGGATTCTCAACGACTTCGCAAGACAATCGCAACAGGTACGATTAA
- the aroC gene encoding chorismate synthase — MAGNSIGKLFCVTTCGESHGAGLLAIVDGVPPGLELCAADLQLDLDRRKPGSSKYSTQRRESDEVEIISGVFEGQTTGTSIGLLIRNTNQKSKDYTEIKDTFRPGHADYTYSMKYGFRDYRGGGRSSARETAMRVAAGAIAKKYLQDRLGVQVRGHVTQIGPEHSKVLDPNAIDWEFVNSNPFFCADKEAVGRFETLIDSLRRQGTSCGARLEIIASGVPVGLGEPVFDRLDAEIAHAMMSINAVKGVEIGDGMAVAEQFGHSARDELTPDGFTANHAGGILGGISSGQDIRVSIALKPTSSITTAGKSINTQGEAVDMLTKGRHDPCVGVRATPIAEAMLAIVLLDHYLRHRGQNADVEQPVSSIT, encoded by the coding sequence ATGGCAGGCAATAGTATTGGAAAGCTTTTTTGTGTGACCACCTGTGGTGAGTCACATGGTGCCGGACTGCTGGCCATTGTAGATGGCGTGCCGCCAGGTTTAGAGCTATGCGCAGCAGACTTACAACTTGATTTAGATCGGCGCAAACCTGGCAGCTCTAAATACTCGACCCAGCGCCGTGAGTCCGATGAGGTTGAGATTATCTCTGGGGTATTCGAAGGTCAAACCACGGGCACGTCCATTGGCTTACTCATTCGCAATACCAATCAAAAATCCAAAGACTACACCGAGATTAAAGACACTTTTCGTCCTGGTCACGCTGACTATACCTATAGCATGAAGTATGGCTTTCGTGATTATCGTGGTGGTGGACGTTCTTCAGCCCGCGAAACGGCTATGCGGGTCGCTGCTGGCGCGATCGCCAAAAAGTATTTGCAGGATCGTTTGGGGGTGCAGGTACGTGGCCACGTCACTCAAATTGGCCCTGAACACAGTAAAGTCTTAGATCCTAATGCGATTGATTGGGAGTTTGTCAATAGTAACCCGTTCTTTTGTGCGGATAAAGAGGCTGTTGGTCGCTTCGAGACCTTGATAGATAGCCTACGCCGTCAAGGCACCAGCTGTGGTGCGCGTCTTGAAATTATTGCCAGTGGGGTGCCGGTAGGTTTGGGCGAGCCCGTATTTGATCGATTAGATGCCGAGATTGCTCATGCCATGATGAGTATCAATGCGGTAAAAGGTGTTGAAATTGGTGATGGTATGGCTGTTGCTGAGCAATTTGGTCATAGTGCGCGTGATGAATTAACGCCAGATGGCTTTACCGCCAACCATGCTGGCGGTATTTTGGGTGGCATTTCTTCAGGGCAAGATATCCGTGTCAGTATTGCACTCAAGCCGACCTCTAGTATCACTACTGCCGGTAAAAGTATTAATACCCAAGGTGAAGCGGTTGATATGCTCACCAAAGGCCGTCATGACCCTTGCGTCGGTGTCCGTGCGACGCCAATCGCTGAGGCCATGTTAGCCATCGTATTACTCGATCATTATTTGCGTCATCGTGGTCAAAATGCCGATGTAGAGCAGCCGGTAAGCTCAATTACTTAA
- a CDS encoding alpha/beta hydrolase has protein sequence MSEYLECVIVEHNPSQKTIDRAVIWLHGLGASGHDFEPVVPQLGLSNNMAVRFIFPHAPQRPVTINGGMVMPAWYDIFEMSLERKVDIAQIEQSSQQIHNLIAREIERGVAPEHIVMAGFSQGGAVAYHVALGYPQRLAGLMALSTYLATNDNIDYSAANQDLPILIEHGTQDPVVPVILGEQANQLLSTKGYNIDYRTYPMAHQVCMPQIQGIGKWLNKVLG, from the coding sequence ATGAGTGAGTATTTAGAGTGCGTCATCGTTGAGCACAACCCCAGCCAAAAAACGATAGACCGGGCAGTCATTTGGCTACATGGTTTGGGTGCCAGCGGTCATGACTTCGAGCCAGTGGTACCACAACTGGGGCTATCTAATAATATGGCAGTACGCTTTATTTTCCCGCACGCGCCTCAGCGTCCAGTGACCATTAACGGTGGTATGGTGATGCCAGCTTGGTATGACATCTTTGAGATGAGTTTGGAACGCAAAGTTGACATCGCACAAATTGAACAGTCTAGCCAACAAATCCATAACTTAATTGCTCGCGAAATTGAGCGCGGCGTTGCACCTGAGCACATTGTGATGGCTGGATTTTCACAGGGTGGGGCAGTCGCGTACCATGTAGCACTTGGCTATCCACAGCGCTTAGCAGGTCTGATGGCGTTATCCACTTATCTGGCAACCAATGATAATATTGACTATAGCGCAGCCAATCAAGATTTACCAATTTTGATTGAGCATGGTACTCAAGACCCTGTCGTGCCTGTTATTCTTGGTGAGCAAGCAAATCAGTTATTATCAACCAAAGGCTATAATATTGACTATCGGACTTATCCGATGGCGCATCAGGTCTGTATGCCACAAATTCAAGGCATTGGGAAATGGTTAAATAAAGTTTTAGGCTAG
- a CDS encoding glycerophosphodiester phosphodiesterase family protein gives MTISNNSGPTLNQYQKAAVKKFSTMSLTLSLAITSALLITGCGKYNELSAKFVSIPIAAEPTQDLAYTYGIRPFYLVNDMDDSPLKDQLLACKGQMPSKTDFSIAHRGAPLQFPEHTYDSYFASAQMGAGISECDVAFTEDGDLVCRHAQNDLHTTTNILMTKLADQCTVPPIIDANGILTNAADIECRTSDISVNEFKSLTGKMDAANLQATSVNEYMNATASWRTDLYSQNGELLTLKEHINLARSLGMKHTPELKAPVVDMPFNGYSLDAYRQQLIDTYKTASVPANEVYPQSFNIEDLDYWIKNEPAFGANAIYLMDDSNETAIGKTFDNNNPATWKHSLINIKARGINTIAPPPWILVTVNDNGKLVPSVYAKQAKTNSLDIITWSLERSGPLADSGGWYYSGLGDVINNDGDIMNYIDVLAQQVGVRGIFSDWPATVSYYANCKGLK, from the coding sequence ATGACAATTTCAAATAATTCAGGACCTACGCTCAATCAGTATCAGAAAGCGGCAGTTAAAAAATTTAGTACAATGAGTCTCACTTTATCATTAGCTATTACCAGCGCTCTACTGATAACAGGCTGCGGTAAATATAATGAATTATCGGCTAAATTTGTATCCATTCCAATAGCCGCTGAGCCGACTCAAGACCTGGCTTATACCTATGGGATTCGGCCATTTTATTTGGTCAATGATATGGACGATAGCCCGCTCAAAGACCAGTTATTGGCCTGCAAAGGGCAGATGCCAAGTAAGACTGACTTCTCTATTGCCCATCGAGGGGCTCCCTTACAGTTCCCAGAGCATACTTATGACAGTTATTTTGCTTCAGCACAAATGGGCGCTGGCATATCAGAATGTGATGTTGCCTTTACTGAAGATGGTGACTTAGTTTGTCGCCACGCACAAAATGATTTACACACCACCACCAACATTCTCATGACTAAATTAGCAGATCAATGTACTGTACCACCAATAATAGACGCCAATGGCATATTGACCAATGCGGCGGACATTGAATGTAGAACCTCTGATATTAGTGTGAATGAGTTCAAAAGTCTTACAGGAAAAATGGATGCGGCTAACCTGCAAGCAACCAGTGTCAATGAGTACATGAATGCCACGGCCTCATGGCGAACGGACCTGTACTCGCAAAACGGTGAGTTACTGACTTTAAAAGAGCACATTAACCTAGCGCGAAGCCTGGGTATGAAGCACACTCCTGAGCTTAAAGCACCGGTGGTCGACATGCCGTTCAATGGCTATAGTTTAGACGCTTATCGTCAACAGCTGATTGATACTTATAAGACCGCTAGTGTGCCCGCAAATGAGGTGTACCCACAATCATTTAATATTGAAGATCTTGATTACTGGATCAAAAATGAGCCCGCGTTTGGTGCGAATGCTATCTATTTAATGGACGATAGCAATGAAACCGCGATAGGCAAAACTTTTGATAACAACAACCCAGCCACATGGAAGCATTCATTAATAAATATCAAAGCGCGTGGCATTAACACTATCGCACCGCCGCCTTGGATATTGGTCACCGTTAATGATAACGGCAAGCTGGTACCATCAGTATATGCCAAACAAGCCAAAACCAATAGTCTGGACATTATTACCTGGTCACTTGAGCGCTCAGGACCGCTGGCAGATAGCGGCGGTTGGTACTATAGTGGTCTTGGCGATGTCATTAATAATGATGGCGATATAATGAACTATATCGATGTATTGGCACAACAAGTAGGTGTCCGAGGAATCTTCTCAGATTGGCCTGCGACCGTCAGCTACTATGCCAATTGCAAAGGCCTGAAATAG
- the creC gene encoding two-component system sensor histidine kinase CreC encodes MTLHHPNSAKHKANSRAKLSQTNWYAKLHPIGTTQQTKAPKKALNLSIFFRVWLALALVLIICGMVVFNQLYSYVKPIAQQVIEDTLLDTSKLLAASLQMPLRSGELYSEAYQTQLDSAFISTPVIGASASPPYEQQIYSRFRVYVTDSDGMVIYDSLPLPTNSEGKDYSRWNDVYLTLEGEYGARSTVRDDLKRNSSVMYVAQPITDPSGNLIGVVSVGKPVASVSPYLDNTRQRMFMTALLVSIIALILAGLVAWWLKQSINLVTQYTDTLAEDTQKPYFYLGHELNGLTDTIETMKHRLENRAYVTDYVHTLTHELKSPLTAIRASSELLEDDSLDNDDRQMLSHTISEQSVKMQQLIDRLLLLAKVEQPTFKLNRQALLLLPMLYKLVNESGAKLQQQHLAPVAIYVNGKLLIGSPEDNNDQVIDRILIYVDHFWLVQALQNILDNAIYFANNIVTIYVHTSTSSTVTIDIFNDGKLIPDYAVSKIFDRYFSLSHQSSTNQTSIQNPDNMPINTPKKGTGLGLTLVKQVMEHHGGSVTITNVAANSSRTNDISIYSAIDGSEGVLVSMTLLLTRPIVS; translated from the coding sequence ATGACCTTACATCATCCAAATTCAGCCAAACATAAAGCCAATAGCAGAGCTAAGCTTAGCCAGACTAATTGGTACGCTAAGTTGCACCCTATTGGTACGACTCAACAGACTAAAGCACCTAAAAAAGCTCTGAACTTAAGTATATTTTTTAGAGTTTGGTTGGCCCTCGCTTTAGTACTGATTATCTGCGGCATGGTTGTCTTTAATCAGTTATATAGTTATGTTAAGCCTATCGCCCAGCAAGTCATTGAAGACACGTTGTTGGATACCAGTAAGTTGCTGGCAGCGAGTTTGCAGATGCCATTACGCTCAGGTGAGCTATATAGCGAGGCGTATCAAACGCAACTTGATTCTGCATTTATCAGCACACCGGTAATAGGTGCTTCAGCCAGTCCGCCATATGAACAACAAATTTATAGCCGCTTTCGAGTGTACGTGACTGATAGCGATGGCATGGTCATTTATGACTCACTGCCACTGCCTACCAATTCTGAAGGCAAAGACTATAGCCGTTGGAATGACGTCTATCTGACATTAGAAGGTGAATATGGTGCAAGGAGCACAGTGCGCGATGACCTCAAACGTAATAGCTCAGTCATGTATGTGGCACAACCGATAACAGATCCATCCGGCAATCTTATTGGCGTGGTCAGCGTTGGAAAGCCGGTCGCTAGTGTGTCACCCTATCTGGACAATACGCGCCAGCGCATGTTTATGACCGCGCTACTAGTCAGTATTATCGCGCTGATCTTAGCAGGACTAGTAGCATGGTGGCTTAAACAAAGTATCAACTTAGTCACTCAATATACGGATACATTGGCAGAGGATACTCAAAAGCCTTACTTTTATTTAGGTCACGAGCTTAATGGTTTGACCGACACTATTGAAACGATGAAGCACAGACTAGAAAACAGAGCTTACGTGACTGATTATGTACACACTCTGACTCATGAGCTCAAAAGCCCATTGACCGCTATTCGGGCCAGTAGCGAGCTATTGGAAGATGACAGCCTAGATAATGATGACCGGCAAATGCTCAGCCATACCATTAGTGAGCAAAGCGTTAAAATGCAACAGTTAATTGATCGCTTATTACTACTAGCTAAGGTTGAGCAACCGACATTTAAATTAAATCGCCAAGCATTACTGTTATTGCCCATGCTTTATAAATTGGTAAATGAGAGTGGCGCAAAGTTACAGCAGCAACATTTAGCGCCTGTTGCTATCTACGTTAACGGCAAACTACTCATTGGCTCGCCTGAAGACAATAATGACCAAGTTATTGATCGAATATTAATATATGTTGACCACTTTTGGTTGGTACAAGCCTTACAGAATATACTGGACAACGCTATTTATTTTGCTAATAATATCGTCACTATCTATGTTCATACTTCAACTTCGAGTACAGTGACCATTGATATCTTCAATGATGGCAAGCTCATTCCTGATTATGCGGTTAGTAAGATTTTTGATCGCTACTTTAGCCTATCGCATCAAAGCAGCACCAATCAAACCTCTATCCAAAATCCAGACAATATGCCCATCAACACCCCAAAAAAAGGTACTGGATTAGGCTTAACTTTAGTAAAACAAGTAATGGAGCACCATGGTGGCAGTGTTACTATCACTAACGTTGCAGCTAATAGCTCAAGAACAAACGATATCAGTATCTATTCTGCTATTGATGGGTCCGAAGGGGTGCTCGTTAGTATGACCCTATTATTAACAAGGCCTATCGTTAGTTAG
- the prmB gene encoding 50S ribosomal protein L3 N(5)-glutamine methyltransferase, which produces MPEDQIMSAKDFQNQYFSDPESQELEHNLGHDLETGDTGLLTEHSDFASLHAELEEAREQLFTIRDFIRFSVTQLRNYDVVVAQGTTDEFAEAAAIVLHTLSLDWSANDQILDCRLTNSEKQAVLSLLEERIAERKPLSYLINLSYFCDLPFYVDERVLIPRSPVAELIRQQFYPYFDANELAKRLGATVNDQPAAFYDHGLDMKQLSQPERILDLCTGSGCIAIALATRFVDALVDAVDIDKGALEVAMVNVDHHDLGHQVNVIESDLFAKLPAEHQYELIVTNPPYVDAAVMADLPPEFLYEPEHALAAGQDGLELVHHILFEAADYLSPEGLLVCEVGDSEWALSQAYPDIQFDWLKFAHGGHGVFAITFDELMKHRELFASYVQLLDNSH; this is translated from the coding sequence ATGCCAGAAGACCAGATCATGAGTGCAAAAGACTTTCAGAATCAATATTTCAGTGACCCTGAGTCTCAAGAATTAGAGCACAACCTGGGTCACGATCTAGAGACGGGTGACACGGGACTTCTCACTGAGCACAGCGATTTTGCGTCCCTGCATGCAGAGCTTGAAGAAGCGCGCGAGCAGCTGTTTACCATTCGCGACTTTATTCGCTTTTCAGTCACGCAGCTGCGCAATTATGATGTAGTAGTGGCGCAAGGAACGACGGATGAGTTTGCTGAAGCGGCAGCGATTGTTTTGCATACTTTGTCTTTAGACTGGTCAGCGAATGACCAGATTTTGGACTGTCGTCTGACCAACTCAGAAAAGCAGGCAGTACTGAGCCTATTAGAAGAGCGTATCGCTGAGCGTAAGCCACTGAGTTATTTGATTAACTTATCTTATTTCTGTGATTTACCTTTTTATGTTGATGAGCGGGTATTAATTCCACGCTCACCCGTAGCAGAGCTGATTCGTCAACAGTTTTATCCTTACTTCGATGCTAATGAGCTTGCCAAGCGGCTTGGGGCAACAGTCAACGATCAGCCAGCAGCGTTCTACGATCATGGCCTTGATATGAAACAGTTGTCACAACCAGAGCGCATCCTAGACTTATGTACTGGTTCAGGCTGTATTGCTATTGCTTTGGCAACACGTTTCGTTGATGCGTTGGTTGATGCTGTTGACATTGACAAAGGGGCATTAGAAGTAGCAATGGTCAATGTTGACCATCATGATCTGGGTCATCAAGTCAATGTGATCGAATCTGATTTGTTTGCTAAGCTACCAGCAGAGCATCAATATGAGTTGATCGTTACCAATCCGCCTTATGTCGATGCGGCGGTTATGGCAGATTTACCGCCCGAATTTCTATATGAGCCTGAACATGCGCTAGCTGCTGGCCAAGATGGATTAGAATTGGTACATCATATTTTATTCGAGGCTGCAGATTATCTTAGCCCTGAAGGCTTGCTGGTTTGTGAAGTGGGCGATAGCGAGTGGGCATTGAGCCAGGCTTATCCAGATATTCAGTTTGATTGGCTAAAATTTGCACACGGTGGTCATGGTGTATTTGCAATCACCTTTGATGAGTTGATGAAACATCGTGAGCTGTTTGCAAGCTATGTACAGTTACTAGATAACAGCCATTAA
- a CDS encoding response regulator, whose amino-acid sequence MTHILLVEDDPAIAMSLKVTCKREGWQITWLDNASSVLPMLHSEQAQTLSAIILDVGLPDGDGLNLCQQIRHTPDIKGLKDIPVVFLTARSDEEDRILGLEMGGDDYCAKPFSPRELVARLKAIWRREQLPAQQSSIMRSATSLASVIHQTEQTNNTTASHTAMSTHSSQILTFEYHSGIWRYNPLNYSLVWQDQKLDLSNTERKLLLTLLQAPNQVFSRQQLLSSVSDYPDHRLARTIDSHIKSIRKQLAGVNPSIDIIHTHRGLGYALCPA is encoded by the coding sequence ATGACTCATATTTTATTAGTAGAAGATGATCCGGCTATCGCCATGTCTTTAAAAGTCACTTGCAAACGTGAAGGTTGGCAAATCACATGGCTAGATAATGCCAGTAGTGTGCTACCGATGCTACACAGTGAGCAAGCACAGACCCTATCAGCTATTATATTAGATGTTGGTCTGCCCGATGGAGACGGTTTGAATTTATGTCAACAAATTCGGCATACGCCTGACATCAAGGGTTTAAAAGATATTCCTGTCGTATTTTTGACCGCGCGTAGTGATGAGGAAGATCGGATTTTAGGTTTGGAAATGGGCGGTGATGACTACTGTGCCAAACCGTTTAGTCCTCGTGAATTGGTTGCGCGTCTTAAAGCTATTTGGCGACGGGAGCAACTGCCTGCTCAGCAATCGTCTATTATGCGTTCAGCTACTTCTTTGGCATCAGTTATTCACCAGACAGAGCAGACAAACAATACTACTGCTAGCCACACAGCTATGAGTACCCATTCAAGCCAAATATTAACCTTTGAATACCACTCTGGTATTTGGCGCTATAATCCGCTGAACTATTCACTGGTATGGCAAGATCAAAAGTTAGACCTCAGTAACACTGAACGCAAGTTATTATTAACTTTACTGCAAGCGCCCAATCAGGTCTTTAGCCGTCAGCAATTACTGAGTTCGGTAAGTGACTATCCAGATCATCGCTTAGCGAGAACCATAGACAGTCATATCAAGTCCATTCGCAAACAACTGGCAGGCGTAAATCCTAGTATCGATATTATCCATACCCACCGCGGACTCGGTTATGCGTTATGCCCTGCCTAG